The Bdellovibrio sp. NC01 genome includes the window GGCATTAGAAACTCTGTGGCCACAATGGGAACGGCTTTAACGCCTGAACACGGCAAGATGTTAAAGCGTATGACGAAGAACGTGGTCGCGCTTTTTGACGGCGATGGCGCGGGTATGGAAGCGGCTGAAAGAAGTCTACCAATCCTGCTTGCGGCTGATTTGTATCCGAAGGGTTTAACTCTACCAAATGGTATGGACCCCGATGATTACGTGAAGAAGTACGGTGCGGAAGCTTTGAAGGTCGAACTTGAGCGTGCTCCAGATTTGTTTGTGATGATTTTGGCGCGTTGGATGGAAGGTTATCGCGGTGACGCCTCTGAAAAGGTGAAGCTGGCCGATAAAATGAAACCATTATTCGAGGTTATTCCAGATTTGCGTTTGCGTGATTTGTACTTGGCGGAAGCCGCTCAGAAGATGAGTGTGACGCTTCCATGGTTGCGTCAGGCTGTTGGTTTACAAAGTAGCGGCCCTGTTTATTCGCAGAACCGCTCTGGTCTTTCTAGGACGGTGCAGCCAAACGTAAATCAGACAAATGCTAACCCGGCACCCTCACAGCCTGTGTCAGACACTCGTGAGGACGGTAAAATTAGTCTGCAAGGAGCCTCCAAAGCAGAGGTATTGCTGATGGGACTTGTGCTCAAAAGTCGTGCCAACTTTGAGCAATTTGTGAATGAAAAATTGATCGATTCGATCAGCCATGTAGGAGTGAAAAAGATCCTGCAAAAAGCTCTCGATGTGTATGGACAAGATCTTAATAAGTTTGATAAATTGACCAGTCTGCTTGTCTCATACGTTGATCATCCGGAATTATTATTTGTAGCAGAGCCTACTCCTGAGGCGGAGCCAGGGTTCGATGAAGAGAAAGAGACGAAGCTTCTGAGTGATTGCTTTATACGTGTGCGGAAAGATTTCTTCCGCGATCAAGCGAAGTCACTGACGAAGGACCTCAAAACCGAGTTGGACTCGGCTAAGTTGGAACAGATTATGAAAGCTCATAGAGATCGACTCTCTCTGAACAAAGGGTAAAGGCGGGGTATTGATGAAACAAAACCTACCAAACAAACAAGAGAAAGAACCAACAAAAGTTCTTTCACTGCAAGAACAAGAATCTCTGATTAAAGAAGAAATTCAGAAGTTTCTGAAGCTTGCTAAGGAAAAAGGCGCGTTGACGATCGAAGAGATCAACGACCTTCTTCCTCCTGAAATTATCGCACCCCAAGCTCTTGATGCCTTCATGCAGGGCCTTGAGGCCGGTGGTGTAGTTATTTCAGACTTGTCTGAAACTTCGAAAGAGGAAGAAGGCGAAGGATCATTCCTTGAAAGCCCAGATTCTGATGACGAAGAAGTAGATGAAGAAGAAAAAGCTGAAAGCGAAGACGTTAAGGGTAACGATCCTGTTCGCTTATATTTGCGTAAAATGGGTTCCGTATCTCTACTTACTCGTGAGGGTGAGGTTGAGATCGCTCGTCGTATCGAAAAAGGGGAGCGTGAAATCGTTCGTGCGATCCTTTTGTCGCCTCTAGGTACATACGAGATCATTCAACTTGGTAAACGTCTTGATGAAGGCCGTATCAAAGTTAAATCGATCTTCCGTGGTCTTGAGGACGAAGATACTCAATACGACGAAAAGGAATACATCGATAAGATTCATGAGCTTATCGGTAAAGTAACTGAGTACCAAAAAGCAGCAGCGAAACATTTCGAAGTTCTTCGTAAAGAGGAAACGAACACTCCTGCTCGTCAAGCCGCTATGAAAGAACTTGTTGTGATGAACGATAAGTTGATGGCGAACTTTGAATCAGTGAACTTCAACCGTAAGACAATCAACCGTGTCGTAATCAAGTTCAAAAACTTGGTGAACCGTATCGGAACTCTTCGTCGTCGTATCAAAGACGGTGTCGAGCGCACGTTCTCTAAAGACGTGAACGCGATGGTTGAGCGCATGAAGCTTGTTGAATCGAATGAAAAAGAATTAACAAGAATGACTCGTGATACTGGCTTGAACTATCAAAAGTACAAGTCATACGTGATGCAAGCT containing:
- the dnaG gene encoding DNA primase encodes the protein MRFSQDFIERVSEANNLVDLISQYTQLKPSGSGLMGRCPFPDHAEKTASFSVSETKQVYHCFGCHKSGNLFSFLRDYQGMSFPEAVEYLANRASIPIPAPENDDPNRDQIADKKKQLMKVNKIAADYFAEQLKRVYNDHPVKKYIESRGLSQEVIETFGIGYAVAEWDGLEKHLQYKQIPMPLAEEARLVKARNGKPGYFDLFRDRLMFPIFSPMGEPIAFGGRYLEKKETEPKYLNSPETPVFIKGKVLYGLSQTAKYIRSEDMALIVEGYMDLVSLYQAGIRNSVATMGTALTPEHGKMLKRMTKNVVALFDGDGAGMEAAERSLPILLAADLYPKGLTLPNGMDPDDYVKKYGAEALKVELERAPDLFVMILARWMEGYRGDASEKVKLADKMKPLFEVIPDLRLRDLYLAEAAQKMSVTLPWLRQAVGLQSSGPVYSQNRSGLSRTVQPNVNQTNANPAPSQPVSDTREDGKISLQGASKAEVLLMGLVLKSRANFEQFVNEKLIDSISHVGVKKILQKALDVYGQDLNKFDKLTSLLVSYVDHPELLFVAEPTPEAEPGFDEEKETKLLSDCFIRVRKDFFRDQAKSLTKDLKTELDSAKLEQIMKAHRDRLSLNKG
- the rpoD gene encoding RNA polymerase sigma factor RpoD, producing MKQNLPNKQEKEPTKVLSLQEQESLIKEEIQKFLKLAKEKGALTIEEINDLLPPEIIAPQALDAFMQGLEAGGVVISDLSETSKEEEGEGSFLESPDSDDEEVDEEEKAESEDVKGNDPVRLYLRKMGSVSLLTREGEVEIARRIEKGEREIVRAILLSPLGTYEIIQLGKRLDEGRIKVKSIFRGLEDEDTQYDEKEYIDKIHELIGKVTEYQKAAAKHFEVLRKEETNTPARQAAMKELVVMNDKLMANFESVNFNRKTINRVVIKFKNLVNRIGTLRRRIKDGVERTFSKDVNAMVERMKLVESNEKELTRMTRDTGLNYQKYKSYVMQAQEAEIRIKRLDSETEMNHTWVKETYTAIWKGEREADAAKSELVEANLRLVVSIAKKYTNRGLQFLDLIQEGNIGLMKAVDKFEYRRGYKFSTYATWWIRQAITRAIADQARTIRIPVHMIETINKLVRTSRYLIQELGREPTPEEIADKMDMPVDKVRKVLKIAKEPISLETPVGEEEDSHLGDFIEDKKVINPAEAIVNLNLAEQTRRVLSTLTPREEKVLRMRFGIGEESDHTLEEVGQDFNVTRERIRQIEAKALRKLRHPSRSNKLKAFVDS